The [Bacillus] selenitireducens MLS10 genome includes a region encoding these proteins:
- a CDS encoding NHL repeat-containing protein: MSNSLKKTDQIKKKKLIIPFGKGLFSVATVIVLSACFSNNADDGDDAQNENPNAGNSDNNDAEMVMDGQALPDSVEMSVGEIDVLTGLDGMGYQNGNPDDTKFNHPAGIVPFDDGFLITDSGNHTLRYVSMSGQSETFAGRYDGYDEYGEPEGRFDHGTGEEAGFDTPLGLVYDEDSGLLYVADAGNGAIRRVTEDGEVSTVAEDLDYPTDLILLDGSLIVSEARAHVLTLVDPESGETEHLAGGGYEEADGELVGRFADGSGEGAGFNEPFGLAVLEETIVVADSGNQRIRQVTLDGEVTTLAGSGDNLIPGADYITPGSDDGPVSEAGFHFPRGVAVLSSGAILVADTYNHRLRLITEDEVLPVAGHGVHGMVNGPVEDALFDGPYHVAVFGERILVTDHWNHMIREVELVE, encoded by the coding sequence ATGAGTAATTCCCTGAAGAAGACAGATCAAATAAAGAAAAAAAAGCTCATCATACCCTTTGGCAAAGGACTATTTTCTGTTGCAACTGTGATCGTTTTAAGCGCCTGCTTCAGCAATAACGCGGATGACGGGGACGATGCACAAAATGAAAACCCCAACGCCGGAAACAGTGACAACAACGACGCCGAAATGGTGATGGACGGTCAGGCGCTTCCGGATTCGGTGGAGATGTCCGTCGGTGAGATTGACGTTCTGACGGGACTTGACGGCATGGGTTACCAGAACGGAAATCCCGATGATACGAAGTTTAATCATCCGGCGGGGATCGTCCCGTTTGACGACGGTTTTCTGATCACGGATTCGGGGAACCATACGCTCCGCTATGTGTCGATGTCGGGTCAGAGTGAGACATTTGCCGGCAGATACGATGGGTATGATGAATACGGGGAGCCGGAAGGGCGCTTCGATCACGGGACCGGTGAAGAGGCGGGATTTGATACACCTCTCGGTCTGGTCTATGATGAAGACAGTGGACTCCTCTACGTCGCAGATGCCGGCAACGGCGCGATCCGGCGTGTGACGGAGGACGGGGAAGTATCAACGGTCGCTGAGGATCTCGATTACCCGACGGATCTTATTCTGTTGGACGGCAGTCTGATTGTCTCTGAGGCGCGGGCTCACGTGCTGACGCTTGTCGATCCGGAGAGCGGTGAGACGGAACATCTTGCCGGTGGCGGTTATGAAGAGGCAGACGGTGAGCTTGTCGGCCGGTTTGCCGACGGTTCCGGCGAGGGTGCCGGTTTTAACGAACCTTTCGGGCTCGCTGTATTGGAAGAGACGATTGTCGTTGCCGATTCCGGGAACCAGCGGATCCGTCAGGTGACGCTTGACGGTGAGGTGACGACCCTTGCCGGATCAGGTGACAACCTGATACCGGGTGCGGATTACATCACGCCGGGCTCTGATGACGGTCCTGTTTCGGAAGCCGGTTTCCATTTCCCGAGAGGTGTGGCGGTCCTGTCGAGCGGTGCAATTCTCGTTGCGGACACGTACAATCACAGACTGCGGCTGATCACGGAAGATGAAGTCCTGCCTGTGGCGGGTCACGGTGTTCACGGCATGGTGAACGGACCTGTGGAGGATGCTTTGTTTGACGGCCCCTATCACGTGGCGGTCTTCGGTGAGCGGATTCTCGTAACGGATCATTGGAATCATATGATCCGTGAAGTGGAACTGGTGGAATAA
- a CDS encoding DUF3307 domain-containing protein, giving the protein MTPFEFLLIGHLIGDYLLQTSWMAANKAVKWVPLLTHVTVYTAVIAVVAMIGFGGLSLLGILVVFISHILLDRKGFVQWWVAKVTTPPDSEKKWLTVMTDQAFHIIVLGAVLYL; this is encoded by the coding sequence ATGACGCCGTTTGAATTCTTACTGATTGGACACCTGATTGGCGATTATTTATTGCAAACGAGCTGGATGGCGGCGAACAAAGCGGTTAAATGGGTGCCTCTGCTTACGCATGTAACGGTGTATACGGCGGTGATTGCCGTTGTGGCCATGATCGGCTTCGGCGGCCTGTCACTCCTTGGTATTCTCGTCGTGTTTATCTCTCACATTCTTTTGGATCGCAAGGGATTCGTGCAGTGGTGGGTGGCGAAGGTGACGACGCCGCCTGACAGTGAAAAGAAGTGGCTGACAGTGATGACGGATCAGGCGTTCCATATCATCGTACTCGGCGCCGTGCTTTATTTATAA
- a CDS encoding HD-GYP domain-containing protein: MAEHKNEAAVQEKITDHERLRLIFSYVTNISEEKDLNNLLLLMADLGKQLIQADRCSLWLLDEENRELWTIVAHGVDELRIPYGTGFVGHAIEHNQSIIIKDAYEDDRFNADVDKQTGYRTRSILVIPIHDSNDEIIGAYQAVNKMTEDSFFTKEDEGYLELAASYSGKAIESAILYNEIERTQKEIIFRMGEIGESRSQETANHVKRVAEYSRILAIALGMSEEEADLLKMASPMHDIGKVGIPDSILNKPGKLTDEEFKRMQRHTEDGYHLLKDSPREILQTAAVIAHEHHEKWNGRGYPRGIAGEEIHIFGRITAIADVFDALASDRVYKAAWPVEKIMKIFKEERGEHFDPKLVDLFFEHLDEILAIKDAYADHFD, from the coding sequence ATGGCTGAACACAAGAACGAAGCGGCTGTGCAGGAGAAGATTACCGATCATGAGCGGTTGAGGCTGATCTTCTCCTACGTGACCAATATATCCGAAGAGAAAGATTTGAATAACCTGCTTCTCCTGATGGCGGATCTCGGTAAACAGCTGATTCAGGCCGACCGCTGCAGCCTGTGGCTTCTTGATGAGGAGAACCGGGAGTTGTGGACGATCGTGGCCCACGGGGTGGATGAACTTCGGATTCCCTACGGCACGGGCTTTGTCGGCCATGCCATCGAGCACAACCAGTCCATCATCATTAAAGACGCCTATGAGGATGACCGGTTTAATGCAGATGTGGATAAACAGACCGGTTACCGAACCCGTTCCATTCTCGTCATCCCGATTCACGACTCCAACGATGAGATCATCGGGGCGTACCAGGCGGTCAATAAAATGACGGAGGACTCGTTTTTCACGAAAGAGGATGAAGGGTATCTTGAGCTTGCGGCGTCCTACTCCGGTAAGGCGATCGAATCGGCGATTCTCTATAACGAAATTGAACGGACACAAAAGGAGATCATCTTCCGGATGGGCGAAATCGGTGAGTCGCGTTCGCAGGAGACGGCGAATCACGTCAAACGGGTTGCCGAGTATTCCCGGATTCTCGCCATCGCGCTCGGGATGAGTGAAGAAGAGGCGGATCTCCTGAAGATGGCCTCCCCGATGCATGACATCGGCAAGGTTGGGATACCCGACAGCATCCTCAATAAACCGGGGAAGCTGACGGATGAAGAATTCAAACGGATGCAGCGCCATACCGAGGACGGCTATCATCTTCTGAAGGACTCACCGCGGGAAATCCTGCAGACGGCGGCGGTCATCGCCCATGAGCACCATGAAAAGTGGAACGGCCGTGGTTATCCGAGGGGCATTGCCGGTGAGGAGATTCATATATTCGGCCGGATTACGGCGATTGCCGACGTCTTTGATGCTTTGGCCAGTGACCGGGTGTACAAAGCAGCCTGGCCAGTGGAGAAGATTATGAAGATCTTTAAAGAAGAGCGCGGTGAACATTTCGATCCAAAGCTCGTTGACCTGTTTTTTGAACATCTCGATGAGATCCTGGCGATTAAAGACGCCTACGCCGATCATTTTGATTAA
- a CDS encoding MFS transporter, translating into MMTEKIQGVSKTKIFAIGSGFFALMLIWTFYNAYMPLILGDFIESRGIRGMIMGLDNLFAVLLIPIIGTWSDRINTRFGNRLPFLIVGMPIAAVFFALIPYGAMVSLWVLLVVDIVFLLAMTVYRAPVIALMPDHTPPAYRSTANGIINFMGGVGAIVALFGLSTLYGIDRTYPFILAGLLLLFAFILLYFVVDRHPPYADATADDLEEVKATGSLKTMFKKILLPDFRGQFYILLAIFIYFIGYAAVEALFTVYAVEHLGMAEDAAGFTLGFFSLSFVLFAIPAGIIGTKIGKAPAMSIGLLALPAVFFLIPTLPLIDGAVFGMSHLTLLPIVLLIGGIFWAFVNVQAYPLVADLGGTNKIGFFTGLYYLFSMGASIIAPGVLGLMMDLFGAPALFYGSAVTFLFGYWSLNKGVKILRGVR; encoded by the coding sequence ATGATGACTGAGAAGATCCAGGGGGTCTCGAAAACGAAAATCTTCGCCATCGGCAGCGGTTTTTTTGCACTGATGCTGATCTGGACGTTTTACAATGCCTATATGCCACTGATCCTCGGTGACTTTATTGAAAGCCGGGGGATCCGGGGAATGATCATGGGGCTCGACAACCTCTTTGCCGTTCTTCTCATTCCGATCATTGGCACCTGGTCGGACCGGATCAACACCCGCTTTGGCAACCGTCTGCCGTTTCTCATCGTCGGGATGCCCATTGCCGCCGTCTTCTTTGCGCTCATCCCCTACGGGGCGATGGTCTCCCTCTGGGTCCTCCTCGTCGTGGATATCGTCTTTCTCCTTGCCATGACGGTCTACCGCGCTCCCGTGATCGCACTCATGCCGGACCATACGCCACCCGCTTACCGCTCGACGGCCAACGGGATCATCAACTTTATGGGCGGCGTCGGGGCCATCGTCGCCCTCTTCGGTCTGTCGACCCTGTACGGGATCGACCGGACGTATCCGTTCATTCTCGCCGGCCTGTTGCTTTTATTTGCCTTTATTCTGCTCTACTTTGTCGTCGACCGCCATCCGCCTTACGCCGATGCCACGGCCGATGACCTTGAGGAGGTCAAGGCAACCGGCTCACTGAAGACGATGTTTAAGAAGATCCTCCTGCCGGACTTCCGGGGGCAGTTTTACATCCTTCTGGCCATCTTCATTTACTTCATCGGCTACGCCGCCGTCGAAGCCCTTTTTACCGTTTATGCCGTGGAACACCTCGGTATGGCGGAGGATGCCGCCGGGTTCACCCTCGGCTTCTTCAGTCTGTCCTTCGTCCTCTTCGCCATTCCCGCCGGCATCATCGGGACGAAGATCGGCAAGGCGCCGGCCATGTCCATCGGGCTTCTCGCGTTGCCCGCCGTCTTCTTTCTCATTCCGACCCTGCCGTTGATCGACGGCGCCGTCTTCGGCATGAGTCATCTGACGCTCCTGCCAATCGTTCTTCTCATCGGCGGAATCTTCTGGGCCTTCGTCAACGTCCAGGCCTATCCGCTCGTCGCGGATCTTGGCGGGACGAACAAGATCGGCTTCTTCACCGGACTTTACTACCTCTTTTCCATGGGCGCCTCCATCATTGCACCAGGCGTTCTCGGGCTGATGATGGACCTGTTCGGTGCACCCGCCCTCTTTTACGGCAGTGCCGTGACGTTTCTCTTCGGGTACTGGAGTCTGAACAAAGGGGTGAAGATCCTCCGCGGAGTCAGATGA